In a single window of the Acidobacteriota bacterium genome:
- a CDS encoding amino acid permease: protein MDTKQETQQKAALREWFRTKSLDAILGDAEEPEHKLNRALGPVQLTMFGIGAIIGAGIFATIGTAAAGDANRPGAGPALMVSFIITAIVCGFTALCYAEFASMVPISGSAYTYSYATLGELIAWVIGWDLIIEYAVGNIAVAISWANYFKTLLKGLHIPGLAPDGISIPDWLSMDYRTAAKIVDENGIQTVYRDAPHLFGQPIILNVLAIFIVAAITIILVWGVKESSRFNAIMVAIKIVVLTFFIVVGMFYIQPANFTPFAPNRFVGISAGAAIVFFSYIGFDAVSTVAEETKNPQRNLPIGIIASLIICTIFYIIVGVVFSGLISYPDLTQKLATEQAEPLTMALEHAMPKGTSNLAVGIVAFGSVIAHTAVLLVFQLGQPRIFFSMARDGLLPKAFYKVHPKFRTPHVATILTGLFVGVFAAVASIDEMVDLTNIGTLFAFILVCAGILILRVKEPERKRPFRAPGGIMTPILGIISCLYLIYFLPPTSWLRFAAWLNFGFVIYVAYGSVKSRLTGIETATNPAAHDANTAYTGAWLGVIGTLMLLFMRWFDLWLIANKDSELQGSPFAASFNGDAWLEKSLFMILPLTLNALVLCPIVIRRALNAKRDAAQSGKVTMALGIAGGLAILTIIYLFLVFTHKP from the coding sequence TCCCGTGCAACTCACGATGTTCGGTATCGGCGCAATTATCGGCGCAGGCATTTTCGCCACCATCGGCACCGCGGCAGCGGGCGATGCCAATCGTCCGGGCGCGGGACCTGCCTTGATGGTTTCCTTCATTATCACGGCTATCGTATGCGGATTCACGGCGCTCTGTTATGCCGAATTCGCTTCGATGGTGCCGATTTCCGGTTCGGCGTACACCTATTCTTACGCGACACTCGGCGAACTCATAGCCTGGGTCATCGGCTGGGATTTAATCATTGAATACGCAGTCGGCAATATCGCCGTCGCCATCAGTTGGGCAAATTATTTCAAAACCTTGTTGAAGGGATTGCACATTCCCGGACTTGCGCCCGATGGCATCAGCATTCCCGACTGGCTGTCGATGGATTATCGCACCGCCGCGAAAATTGTTGACGAAAACGGCATTCAAACGGTGTATCGCGATGCGCCTCATCTTTTTGGACAACCGATTATTTTAAATGTTCTGGCAATTTTCATCGTCGCCGCCATCACCATTATTCTGGTCTGGGGGGTGAAAGAAAGTTCCAGATTTAATGCCATCATGGTTGCCATAAAAATCGTCGTGCTGACTTTCTTCATCGTCGTTGGCATGTTTTATATTCAACCCGCGAACTTCACACCCTTTGCCCCGAATCGTTTCGTCGGCATCAGCGCCGGCGCGGCGATTGTCTTTTTCTCTTATATCGGATTCGATGCGGTTTCGACGGTTGCCGAAGAGACCAAAAACCCGCAACGCAATTTGCCCATCGGCATCATCGCATCGCTGATTATCTGCACAATTTTTTATATCATCGTCGGCGTCGTCTTTTCAGGATTGATTTCCTATCCAGACCTCACCCAAAAACTCGCTACCGAACAGGCGGAACCGTTGACTATGGCGCTTGAACACGCAATGCCCAAAGGCACATCCAACCTCGCCGTCGGTATCGTCGCTTTCGGCTCGGTCATCGCCCACACCGCTGTGTTATTGGTGTTTCAACTCGGACAACCGCGCATCTTCTTTTCGATGGCGCGTGATGGATTGCTGCCCAAAGCCTTTTATAAAGTCCATCCGAAATTCCGCACCCCGCACGTCGCAACCATTTTGACAGGTTTATTCGTCGGCGTGTTCGCTGCTGTCGCCAGCATCGACGAGATGGTTGATTTGACCAACATCGGCACACTGTTCGCCTTCATTTTGGTGTGCGCCGGGATTTTGATTTTGCGCGTGAAAGAGCCTGAGCGGAAACGCCCGTTCCGCGCGCCGGGCGGCATCATGACACCGATTCTCGGCATCATTTCCTGTTTGTATTTGATTTACTTTTTGCCGCCGACTTCGTGGCTTCGCTTTGCCGCGTGGTTGAATTTCGGGTTTGTGATTTACGTTGCATATGGTTCGGTTAAAAGCCGATTAACGGGTATCGAAACCGCAACCAATCCGGCGGCTCACGATGCGAATACGGCGTACACCGGCGCATGGCTTGGCGTTATCGGCACCTTGATGTTGTTATTTATGCGCTGGTTCGATTTGTGGTTGATTGCCAATAAAGACAGTGAACTGCAAGGCTCGCCATTTGCCGCTTCGTTTAATGGTGATGCGTGGTTGGAAAAATCATTGTTTATGATATTACCGCTTACGTTGAATGCCCTGGTGCTTTGCCCAATCGTCATTCGTCGCGCTTTGAATGCCAAACGCGATGCGGCACAATCCGGCAAAGTGACGATGGCTTTGGGCATTGCAGGCGGGTTAGCCATCTTGACGATTATTTATTTGTTTTTAGTCTTCACACATAAACCATAA
- a CDS encoding DNA adenine methylase, producing MNYIGSKFSLLPFIEKVFCRIQDGKEKVVCDLFAGTAAVGRFFKRKGLRVIANDLQYYAYVLNKAYLELNQPPPFKNLEKQYAKVLMGYRNPAVDSVQAILSFINQIAPQRGFITENYAPCGNRFYYTQDNAERADAIRQTLERWRKEKIINEREYFYLLCSLLEAIDQVANTASVYGAYLKKFKASARKPLKLKPLELTNGVRGCKAYNQDANQLIKQITCDVLYLDPPYNHRQYGANYHVLETIAAYDAPQLRGVTGMRDYPRSRYCKPLEALEAMRELITAAQTKHILVSYNDEGIMSLEDIRELLSLRGEPQTFSQKYNRFKADNGRQYKRGETVEYLHYVRVVKS from the coding sequence GTGAATTACATCGGCTCCAAATTTTCGCTCTTACCCTTCATCGAAAAAGTTTTTTGTCGAATTCAGGATGGCAAAGAAAAAGTTGTCTGCGACCTGTTTGCCGGAACCGCAGCCGTCGGACGATTTTTTAAGCGTAAAGGTTTGCGGGTGATTGCCAATGATTTGCAATACTACGCCTATGTTTTAAACAAAGCCTACCTTGAATTGAATCAACCGCCGCCATTTAAAAACCTGGAAAAACAATATGCAAAAGTCTTGATGGGGTATCGCAACCCCGCTGTTGACAGCGTTCAAGCGATTCTTTCCTTTATCAACCAGATTGCGCCGCAACGTGGATTTATTACCGAAAATTATGCGCCTTGCGGCAATCGTTTTTATTACACCCAGGACAATGCCGAACGCGCTGACGCCATCCGTCAGACCCTCGAACGGTGGCGCAAGGAAAAAATTATCAACGAACGAGAATACTTTTATCTGCTTTGTTCGTTGCTTGAAGCCATCGATCAGGTCGCCAATACCGCAAGCGTCTATGGCGCGTATCTCAAAAAATTCAAAGCCAGCGCCCGCAAGCCGCTAAAGTTGAAACCGCTGGAACTGACGAATGGGGTTAGGGGTTGCAAAGCCTACAACCAGGACGCCAATCAATTGATTAAACAGATTACCTGCGATGTGCTTTATCTGGACCCGCCTTATAATCACCGTCAATACGGCGCAAATTATCACGTTTTGGAAACCATCGCGGCTTATGATGCGCCACAACTTCGCGGCGTCACAGGGATGCGCGATTATCCGCGCAGTCGTTATTGCAAACCGCTTGAAGCCCTTGAGGCGATGCGCGAATTGATAACCGCAGCGCAAACCAAACATATTCTGGTGAGTTATAACGACGAAGGGATTATGAGCCTCGAAGATATTCGCGAACTTTTGAGTTTGCGCGGCGAGCCGCAAACCTTTTCGCAAAAATATAATCGTTTCAAAGCCGACAACGGACGCCAGTATAAACGCGGTGAAACCGTCGAATACCTGCATTATGTCCGGGTGGTCAAATCCTGA